In one Ananas comosus cultivar F153 linkage group 12, ASM154086v1, whole genome shotgun sequence genomic region, the following are encoded:
- the LOC109718297 gene encoding uncharacterized protein LOC109718297, translating into MARKGGQHKNGLHRNVPSQKGKASEPLSKQKPKTHERKIVDTEPLVSDHGAGGFVENDIVSDVSTSRGDDEIDFSFDHNQNEEENLMDQNGSSYAVASQRLRAFLLYLMKNVNGWIERQRPYFSAFTTILCKGCTYVRKKFEHVHPVIWTWMLYFGKLVLLISMVWLDCSIRGLDSLLRMGTTSFFTVLWCSFLSVSAMIGFVKMLVVMVIAALVAAFIGLGLAIMLTSIIAITVLWIYGSFWTTALVILLGGASFALSHERIALLVTTLYSMYCARGYLGWLGLIMGLNLSFISSDVLVHFLKNYINEQKPSEQGEPHNENQGGEGHFYAEPFHSSQEADRSAGVPSTSGSEKELTSEEEVVRLLNCTDHYSALGLPRYENIDVSLLKKEYKRKAMLVHPDKNMGNEKAAEAFKKLQNAYEVLLDSLKRKMYDDELRREELINYFRRFQNASQKKGRHGNFRSGFGHSEVDGEGPRGGGESRRIACKKCGNFHLWIWTERTKSQARWCQDCKDFHQAKDGDGWVEQSFQPLLFGLLQKMDQPCAYVCAGSRIYDVTEWFICQGMRCPANTHKPSFHVNTNLTKLSNSKGSRMQNANLDETMTEEEFFEWLQNAVQSGAFESFSTESESPSAQSGSCSKSGLKKKRKGKKQW; encoded by the exons ATGGCTCGGAAAGGAGGCCAACACAAGAATGGACTGCATCGCAATGTACCTAGCCAAAAAGGCAAAGCTTCAGAACCATTATCAAAACAGAAGCCAAAGACGCATGAAAGAAAGATCGTTGATACAGAACCTCTAGTTTCTGATCATGGAGCGGGAGGTTTTGTGGAAAACGACATAGTTTCAGATGTTTCCACATCAAGAGGGGATGACGAGATAGACTTTTCTTTCGATCACAAtcaaaatgaagaagaaaactTGATGGACCAAAATGGGTCTTCATATGCAGTGGCTTCTCAAAGGTTAAGAGCTTTTCTGCTTTATCTCATGAAAAATGTAAATGGATGGATAGAACGGCAGAGACCATATTTCTCAGCTTTTACAACCATTTTATGTAAGGGCTGTACGTATGTCCGCAAGAAATTCGAGCATGTTCACCCTGTTATTTGGACGTGGATGTTGTACTTTGGAAAATTGGTGCTGCTTATATCTATGGTTTGGCTCGACTGCAGTATAAGAGGTCTCGATTCTTTACTGCGAATGGGAACAACATCCTTCTTTACAGTGCTTTGGTGCAGCTTCCTCTCAGTTTCTGCGATGATTGGATTTGTTAAAATGCTTGTAGTCATG GTAATTGCTGCCTTGGTGGCTGCATTCATTGGTCTAGGGCTTGCAATCATGTTAACTTCTATTATTGCAATAACAGTCTTGTGGATATATGGAAGCTTCTGGACAACAGCCCTTGTCATCCTTCTAGGAG GTGCTTCCTTTGCATTGAGTCATGAACGAATTGCTCTTCTCGTGACCACTCTCTATTCCATGTATTGTGCAAGAGGCTACTTGGGATGGCTTGGCTTAATTATGGGCCTCAACTTGTCTTTCATTTCGAGTGATGTTCTAGTACACTTCCTAAAGAACTACATAAATGAGCAAAAACCTAGTGAGCAGGGAGAGCCACATAATGAAAATCAAGGTGGAGAAGGTCATTTCTATGCAGAACCCTTTCATTCTTCGCAAGAAGCCGATCGCAGTGCTGGTGTTCCTTCAACTAGTGGAAGCGAGAAAGAGTTGACATCTGAAGAGGAAGTTGTTCGATTGTTGAACTGTACGGATCACTATTCGGCTTTAGGATTGCCTCGTTATGAGAATATAGATGTTTCTTTACTCAAAAAGGAATACAAAAGAAAG GCAATGCTTGTGCATCCTGATAAGAATATGGGCAATGAGAAAGCTGCTGAAGCATTCAAGAAGCTTCAAAATGCATATGAG GTTCTTCTAGATTCTCTGAAACGGAAAATGTATGATGATGAACTGCGGAGAGAAGAGCTAATAAACTATTTCCGGAGGTTTCAGAATGCTTCTCAGAAG aAGGGAAGACATGGTAATTTTAGATCTGGGTTTGGTCATTCTGAAGTTGATGGTGAAGGCCCACGTGGTGGTGGAGAATCAAGAAGAATAGCTTGCAAGAAATGCGGCAATTTTCATCTCTGGATCTGGACAGAGAGGACTAAGTCTCAAGCCCGGTGGTGTCAG GATTGCAAGGATTTTCATCAGGCTAAAGATGGCGATGGATGGGTTGAACAGTCTTTCCAACCCCTTTTGTTTGGGTTGCTTCAAAAG ATGGATCAACCGTGTGCATATGTTTGCGCGGGGAGCAGGATTTATGATGTTACTGAATGGTTCATCTGTCAG GGAATGAGATGTCCAGCAAACACTCACAAGCCGAGCTTTCATGTCAACACCAACCTCACGAAATTAAGTAATTCGAAGGGGAGCAGAATGCAAAATGCCAATCTCGATGAAACAATGACCGAGGAGGAATTCTTCGAGTGGTTGCAGAACGCGGTGCAGTCGGGAGCATTTGAATCCTTTAGCACGGAAAGCGAGAGCCCTTCAGCTCAAAGCGGAAGCTGTTCGAAGAGCGGCctcaagaagaagaggaaagggaAGAAGCAATGGTGA
- the LOC109717889 gene encoding uncharacterized protein LOC109717889 produces MEATLMASSSSSSSASSSISPTIPRAPSLRSSHGERLISQRVLFSTVFPFQKKLFAQGRSERGNLFIAAAKKRKEKKPFDSHSFVPKPDEATGPFPEAVLLKKKTIREDGRVLPEFADAEEEELFEFLSLQLESDLNVERMRHYEVVYLIHQDRVDEVDSVVAKVQEFVREKKGRIWRLNDWGLRRLAYKIKKTTHANYILMNFEIDAKHINDFKSVLDKDERIIRHLVMKRDEAITEDCPPPQEFHSLRAQEGTADGDDDGGDELDLDGYDDGDGENIVVIDDDYDDEDDQGTRSGRTSKAEKIAM; encoded by the exons ATGGAGGCCACTCTCATGGCCTcatcctcgtcgtcctcctccgcttcTTCTTCGATTTCGCCCACTATTCCACGCGCCCCCTCTCTACGATCCTCTCATGGAGAGAGGTtaatctctcaaagagtgttaTTCTCTACTGTGTTCCCTTTTCAGAAGAAGCTCTTCGCCCAAGGTAGGAGCGAGAGGGGGAACCTATTCATTGCTGCCgcgaagaagagaaaggaaaagaagccATTTGATTCCCACAGCTTTGTTCCCAAGCCGGATGAGGCCACCGGGCCCTTCCCAGAAGCCGTTTTGCTTAAAAAG AAAACAATCAGAGAAGATGGCCGAGTTTTACCCGAATTTGCCGATGCCGAAGAAG AGGAGCTGTTTGAATTCCTCAGCCTCCAGCTAGAGAGCGATTTAAATGTCGAAAGAA TGCGCCATTACGAAGTGGTCTATTTAATCCACCAAGACCGTGTAGATGAGGTGGACAGTGTTGTAGCGAAAGTACAAG AGTTTGTTCGAGAGAAGAAGGGCAGGATTTGGAGGCTAAATGACTGGGGGCTTCGAAGACTCGCATACAAAATCAAGAAAACGACCCATGCGAACTACATTTTAATGAACTTTGAAATTGACGCGAAGCATATCAACGATTTCAAGAGCGTGCTGGACAAGGACGAGCGGATCATTAGACATCTTGTTATGAAGAGAGACGAAGCCATCACAGAGGATTGCCCTCCGCCACAGGAGTTCCACTCATTGCGAGCGCAAGAAGGGACAGCAGATGGTGATGACGATGGTGGTGATGAGTTAGATTTGGATGgttatgatgatggtgatgggGAGAATATTGTTGTAATTGATGATGATtatgatgatgaagatgatcAGGGCACTAGAAGCGGGAGAACATCAAAAGCTGAGAAGATAGCAATGTAG